The Enterococcus rotai genome includes a window with the following:
- the pta gene encoding phosphate acetyltransferase translates to MELFDSLKFKVIRRNIKIVFPEATDPRILGAAARLKAEELMEPILIGKQEAIVEAAHARGIKTSNFTIIDPDNYDGWEDMVAAFVERRNGKVTEEDARKILKDVNYFGTMLTYMGLADGMVSGAIHSTGDTVRPALQIIKTKPGVSRTSGAMIMVRGRDQEKYIFADCAINVNPTAQELAEIAVDSAKTAELFDIEPKVAMMSFSTKGSAKAPEVDKVVEATKIAKSLAPELEIDGELQFDASYVASVAQLKAPNSPVAGQATVFVFPELQSGNIGYKIAQRLGNFEAIGPILQGLNKPVSDLSRGANEEDIYKLSIITAAQTLMN, encoded by the coding sequence GTGGAATTATTCGATAGCTTAAAATTTAAAGTCATTCGCCGTAACATCAAAATTGTTTTCCCAGAAGCAACAGATCCTCGTATTTTAGGGGCTGCAGCTCGCTTGAAAGCAGAAGAATTAATGGAACCGATCTTGATCGGGAAACAAGAAGCCATTGTAGAAGCAGCACATGCTCGTGGAATCAAGACATCTAACTTTACGATTATCGATCCAGATAATTATGATGGATGGGAAGACATGGTTGCAGCGTTTGTTGAACGTCGTAATGGAAAAGTCACAGAAGAAGATGCACGCAAGATTTTGAAAGACGTCAACTATTTTGGAACAATGCTAACGTACATGGGACTTGCAGATGGGATGGTTAGTGGTGCGATCCACTCAACTGGCGACACTGTTCGTCCAGCATTACAAATCATCAAAACAAAACCAGGTGTTAGCCGTACAAGTGGTGCGATGATTATGGTTCGTGGCCGTGACCAAGAAAAATACATCTTTGCAGATTGCGCGATCAATGTGAATCCAACAGCACAAGAACTAGCTGAGATTGCTGTTGACAGTGCAAAAACAGCTGAATTATTCGATATCGAGCCAAAGGTAGCGATGATGAGCTTCTCAACAAAAGGTTCTGCTAAAGCGCCAGAAGTAGACAAAGTAGTTGAAGCAACAAAAATTGCGAAAAGCTTAGCTCCAGAACTTGAGATTGATGGCGAATTACAATTTGATGCTTCATATGTAGCGTCAGTTGCTCAATTAAAAGCACCAAATTCACCAGTCGCTGGCCAAGCAACAGTCTTTGTTTTCCCAGAATTACAATCAGGAAACATTGGCTACAAAATTGCACAACGTTTAGGTAACTTTGAAGCAATTGGACCGATCTTACAAGGATTGAACAAACCAGTTTCTGATTTATCTCGTGGCGCAAATGAAGAAGATATTTACAAATTATCTATTATTACAGCTGCACAAACATTAATGAACTAA
- a CDS encoding uracil-DNA glycosylase, which translates to MKAIIHNSWQDVLEEEFTKEYYLNLRDFLKQEYSQQTIYPDMYHIYSALELTPYEEVKVVILGQDPYHGPNQAHGLSFSVQPGVKTPPSLMNIYKELQADLGYPPVAHGFLESWAKQGVLLLNTVLTVRNGQAYSHRGQGWETLTDAIIKKLNDRDKPIVFILWGKPAQEKIKMIDTSKHIIIKSPHPSPLAAHRGFFGSKPFSKTNQALEQLGETPINWQLPDTVS; encoded by the coding sequence GTGAAAGCAATTATTCACAATAGTTGGCAAGATGTTTTAGAAGAAGAGTTTACGAAGGAATATTATTTGAATTTACGAGATTTTTTAAAACAAGAATATAGCCAGCAAACTATTTATCCAGATATGTACCACATTTATTCTGCATTAGAGTTGACCCCATATGAAGAAGTAAAAGTGGTAATTTTAGGGCAAGATCCTTATCATGGACCGAATCAAGCGCATGGTTTAAGCTTTTCTGTGCAGCCAGGTGTAAAAACACCGCCGTCATTAATGAACATTTATAAGGAATTACAAGCTGATTTAGGTTATCCACCAGTTGCTCACGGATTTTTAGAAAGCTGGGCAAAGCAAGGAGTCCTTTTGCTGAATACAGTTTTAACGGTGCGTAATGGTCAAGCTTATTCTCACCGAGGGCAAGGATGGGAAACTCTAACAGATGCTATTATTAAGAAGTTGAACGATCGTGATAAGCCGATTGTGTTTATCCTGTGGGGCAAACCTGCACAAGAAAAAATCAAAATGATCGATACAAGTAAGCATATTATCATTAAATCACCACATCCAAGTCCCTTAGCAGCTCACCGAGGCTTCTTTGGTTCTAAGCCATTCTCAAAAACAAACCAAGCTTTAGAGCAATTAGGAGAAACGCCAATCAACTGGCAGTTGCCTGATACAGTGTCTTAA
- a CDS encoding GNAT family N-acetyltransferase, translated as MIRFATKEDGEAIAPLILVILKDMELPLLEIIPEDTLLAVLAEAVADPTYRYGYQRGLVYEEAGEVAGIAFGYPNEDEPIIDEPLKKVLRKYNLDEEIRIFIDPETLPGEWYLDSISVDEKYRGLGIGSKLLDALPKMAKKSGKEVIGLSVDKGNPNAKKLYSRKGFKDVAEMMISGHLYDHMQKKISE; from the coding sequence ATGATTCGTTTTGCAACAAAGGAAGACGGAGAGGCTATTGCTCCGTTGATTTTAGTTATTTTAAAAGATATGGAATTACCTTTATTAGAAATTATACCAGAAGACACTCTTTTGGCTGTTTTAGCAGAAGCTGTTGCAGACCCTACATATCGTTATGGTTATCAACGTGGTCTGGTTTATGAAGAAGCAGGCGAGGTTGCGGGGATTGCATTTGGCTACCCTAATGAGGATGAACCGATCATCGATGAACCACTAAAAAAAGTATTGCGTAAATACAATTTGGATGAAGAAATCAGAATATTTATCGATCCAGAAACGTTACCTGGTGAATGGTACCTTGATTCGATCTCTGTTGATGAGAAATATCGTGGTTTAGGAATTGGCTCTAAATTATTAGATGCTTTACCAAAAATGGCTAAAAAATCGGGTAAAGAAGTGATTGGTTTAAGTGTAGACAAAGGAAATCCGAATGCTAAAAAATTATATAGCCGTAAAGGATTTAAAGATGTCGCTGAGATGATGATCAGCGGACATTTATACGATCATATGCAGAAAAAAATCAGCGAATAA
- the tsaE gene encoding tRNA (adenosine(37)-N6)-threonylcarbamoyltransferase complex ATPase subunit type 1 TsaE: MDSRINNPKETETIAKIIGSVANPGDTIILSGDLGAGKTTMTKGIALGLGIDQMIKSPTYTIIREYQQGRLPLYHMDVYRIENGADDLGLDEYFEGDGLSVVEWGKLLGEFLPADYLDITIEKDPEDMEKRKLLIQAFGEKSEQFLNRIEQKMEERT; encoded by the coding sequence ATGGATAGTAGGATCAATAATCCAAAAGAAACAGAAACAATAGCAAAGATCATCGGTTCAGTGGCTAATCCAGGAGATACGATTATTCTTTCTGGCGATTTAGGTGCAGGAAAAACCACAATGACGAAAGGGATCGCATTAGGTCTGGGCATCGATCAAATGATCAAAAGCCCGACGTATACTATTATTCGTGAGTATCAGCAAGGACGTTTGCCACTGTATCATATGGATGTCTATCGTATTGAAAATGGAGCAGATGATCTTGGTTTAGATGAATATTTTGAAGGTGATGGCTTATCTGTTGTTGAATGGGGAAAATTATTAGGAGAATTTTTACCGGCTGACTATTTAGATATCACGATTGAAAAAGATCCAGAAGATATGGAAAAAAGAAAACTACTGATTCAAGCTTTTGGGGAAAAATCAGAACAATTTTTAAACCGTATTGAGCAAAAAATGGAGGAACGTACATGA
- a CDS encoding LURP-one-related/scramblase family protein, with protein MSEFFIQEQQLSNVTRTLVKDEDGKSIFLLVGRWGTRGDALSLYAMNGELVASIRQTSFAFGSRFELYKGFEKVGVLRKILNLNADFYYIQHLHWTVLGDIKNHHYSIYQVNHNKIMEMSKATLFSGDYFSLVVANDEDAPLCICVAAVLDYWLYNKKKHQNHKPIIGWGTC; from the coding sequence GTGTCTGAGTTTTTTATTCAAGAACAACAATTGAGCAATGTCACACGAACCCTTGTCAAAGACGAGGACGGTAAGTCCATTTTCTTACTTGTCGGACGCTGGGGTACTCGTGGTGACGCGCTTTCTCTGTATGCAATGAATGGCGAGCTAGTTGCCAGCATCAGACAGACATCTTTTGCTTTTGGTTCACGTTTTGAATTGTATAAAGGATTTGAAAAAGTTGGTGTTTTAAGAAAAATCTTAAATTTAAATGCTGACTTTTATTATATTCAACACTTGCATTGGACTGTTTTAGGTGACATAAAAAATCATCATTATTCTATTTATCAAGTCAATCACAACAAAATCATGGAGATGAGTAAAGCAACTCTTTTTTCGGGTGATTATTTTAGTTTAGTAGTTGCTAATGACGAGGATGCGCCCCTATGTATTTGTGTTGCTGCTGTGTTAGATTACTGGTTATATAATAAGAAGAAACATCAAAATCATAAACCAATCATCGGTTGGGGAACTTGTTAA
- a CDS encoding MurR/RpiR family transcriptional regulator, with amino-acid sequence MLFLDHSPDLSPIDLEIYKYVASHLDEVVYMRIRELAKETHSSTASILRFCRKFGCEGFSEFKIKLNLYRKSLTEPVTTHAVDETSFTNFIQRSTEAFYQERIQAAAKLLSEKDLVLFIGTGSSNIIAEYGALYFSSIFSMAFHIEDPINHPVNFFNKSMAKNVCVIALSVSGENEAIINYLNHFITNDSSIISITNSEKSPIAALSDVNIPYYISTERIGDSDITSQVPALYTVEYLAKEVQKQKQDHS; translated from the coding sequence TTGTTATTCTTAGATCACAGTCCAGATTTGAGTCCTATCGACTTAGAAATTTATAAATATGTTGCGTCTCACCTAGATGAAGTGGTCTATATGCGCATTCGTGAGCTAGCCAAAGAAACCCATAGCAGCACTGCCAGTATTTTACGTTTTTGTCGAAAGTTTGGTTGTGAAGGTTTTTCTGAATTTAAAATCAAATTGAATTTATACCGAAAATCATTGACTGAACCTGTCACAACACACGCTGTAGATGAAACATCATTCACCAATTTTATCCAACGTTCTACAGAAGCTTTTTATCAAGAACGAATTCAAGCCGCGGCGAAACTGCTGTCTGAGAAAGATCTTGTTTTATTTATCGGAACCGGCTCATCAAATATTATCGCTGAATATGGTGCATTGTATTTCTCTTCTATCTTCAGTATGGCCTTTCATATTGAAGACCCAATCAACCATCCAGTCAATTTTTTTAATAAAAGTATGGCGAAAAATGTGTGCGTGATTGCTCTTTCTGTTAGTGGTGAAAATGAAGCTATCATCAATTATCTAAATCATTTTATTACAAATGATAGTTCGATCATCTCGATCACGAATAGTGAGAAGTCACCGATTGCAGCCCTTTCAGATGTAAACATTCCATATTACATTTCAACAGAAAGAATTGGCGATAGCGATATCACTTCACAAGTCCCTGCACTTTACACGGTGGAGTATTTGGCAAAAGAAGTCCAGAAACAAAAACAAGACCACTCATAA
- a CDS encoding GNAT family N-acetyltransferase, which yields MTEIEFTIREAIPDDAADILEALRIVGKETPYLVMDEKGMEMTTDEMSENLANLYESPNNVLMVALADGKVIGTASVKASAKKRMEHIGELGISILKDFWGFGLGSLMMEELISWAQESEMIRRLELTVQHRNQRAVHVYEKIGFTTEAIMPRGAKTDDGEFLDVHLMSMMID from the coding sequence ATGACAGAGATTGAATTTACAATTCGGGAAGCAATTCCAGATGATGCTGCAGATATTTTAGAAGCCTTAAGAATCGTTGGAAAAGAGACGCCCTATCTTGTAATGGATGAAAAAGGAATGGAAATGACGACAGACGAGATGAGTGAAAACTTGGCAAACTTATATGAATCTCCCAATAACGTGTTAATGGTTGCTTTAGCAGACGGGAAAGTCATAGGAACGGCTTCTGTCAAAGCATCAGCGAAAAAGCGTATGGAACATATCGGAGAGCTTGGTATCAGCATTTTAAAGGATTTTTGGGGCTTTGGTTTAGGGAGTTTGATGATGGAAGAGCTAATTTCATGGGCGCAAGAAAGTGAAATGATTCGTCGCTTGGAATTAACTGTCCAACATCGAAATCAACGTGCAGTCCATGTTTATGAAAAAATTGGTTTTACGACAGAAGCAATCATGCCTCGAGGTGCGAAAACTGATGACGGAGAATTTTTAGATGTTCATTTGATGAGCATGATGATTGATTGA
- a CDS encoding Cof-type HAD-IIB family hydrolase, with amino-acid sequence MIKLIASDMDGTLLDSKMGISKNNASAIREAERRGIEFMVATGRAYTEAKPALDEAGIECAMITLNGAKVFDKAGNSLFTAGIDKITTLEILDILDAHDVYFEVSTNKGIYSERQEKRIENFASHIATTMPHLTYKVAIAMAAAHLSLLDITYIEDMRTLIQQSDIEVLKIIGFSMDGPKVLGPASTEIRQLNDLVVTSSAQNNIEVNHKNAQKGIAVAHVAKDRGISEKEVMTIGDNFNDVSMLQWAGVSFAMGNAELEVKDHAKYVTSTNLENGVGEAIMRAIREDL; translated from the coding sequence ATGATTAAATTGATTGCTTCAGACATGGACGGAACATTACTCGATTCAAAAATGGGAATTTCTAAGAACAATGCATCTGCTATTCGAGAAGCGGAACGACGCGGTATTGAATTTATGGTCGCTACAGGACGTGCATATACCGAAGCAAAACCCGCATTAGATGAAGCTGGGATCGAATGTGCGATGATTACGCTAAATGGTGCGAAAGTTTTTGACAAAGCTGGGAACTCGCTTTTTACGGCTGGGATCGACAAAATAACCACACTTGAAATCTTAGATATTTTGGATGCACATGATGTATATTTTGAAGTTTCAACGAACAAAGGAATTTACTCTGAGCGCCAAGAAAAAAGAATTGAGAACTTTGCTTCACATATCGCTACAACCATGCCCCATTTGACTTATAAGGTGGCCATCGCAATGGCGGCAGCTCACTTGTCTTTACTAGATATCACTTACATCGAAGACATGCGGACATTGATCCAACAGAGTGATATCGAAGTGCTAAAAATCATTGGTTTCAGTATGGATGGTCCAAAGGTTTTAGGCCCTGCAAGTACTGAAATTCGTCAGTTAAACGATTTAGTTGTTACATCATCTGCCCAAAATAATATTGAAGTCAATCATAAAAATGCTCAAAAAGGAATCGCAGTTGCTCATGTTGCGAAAGATCGCGGAATTTCAGAAAAGGAAGTCATGACGATTGGAGATAATTTCAACGATGTCAGCATGCTGCAATGGGCTGGTGTTAGTTTTGCCATGGGAAATGCTGAGCTAGAAGTGAAAGACCATGCAAAATATGTCACATCAACGAATTTAGAAAATGGTGTTGGCGAAGCGATCATGCGGGCAATCCGAGAAGATCTATAA
- a CDS encoding alpha/beta fold hydrolase: protein MPFLNVSGATIYFESKGQGSHILLIHAGIADSRMWDHEFHSLDQQFQVTRFDLPGFGQSSFTGGSFSYTMIINELLDHLKIKQTYIFAASFGGKIALDFVLENPKRCLRLALESSAIGEWDFSEELQRYDEKEEQLLSLNQYEQAADLNYHTWVLRDRDPKYFDSNIKKLILDMQMTAFTKPEPLSPIEEIQTARPLSTKLDQLTCPVLIIIGDHDVDDFQKISAFLHQKITHAEKVIISNAAHLANLECPELVEQLVTDFFLH, encoded by the coding sequence ATGCCTTTTTTAAACGTTTCTGGTGCTACTATTTATTTTGAATCGAAAGGTCAAGGAAGTCATATTTTATTAATTCACGCTGGAATCGCTGATTCACGAATGTGGGATCATGAATTTCATTCTTTGGATCAGCAGTTTCAAGTCACTCGATTTGATCTTCCAGGCTTTGGTCAAAGTTCATTTACAGGTGGTTCATTTTCTTATACAATGATCATTAACGAACTTTTAGACCATTTAAAAATCAAACAAACATACATCTTCGCAGCCTCTTTTGGTGGAAAAATAGCATTAGATTTTGTACTTGAAAATCCTAAGCGTTGTTTACGTTTAGCATTAGAATCATCTGCTATTGGAGAATGGGATTTTTCAGAAGAATTGCAACGATATGATGAAAAAGAGGAACAATTATTATCACTAAATCAGTACGAACAAGCAGCTGATTTAAATTATCACACATGGGTTCTTAGGGACCGTGATCCAAAATATTTCGATTCTAACATAAAAAAGCTAATACTTGATATGCAAATGACAGCTTTTACTAAGCCAGAACCACTATCACCCATTGAAGAAATTCAAACCGCTCGGCCACTATCTACAAAATTAGATCAGCTCACATGCCCAGTGTTGATTATTATTGGTGATCATGATGTTGATGATTTTCAAAAAATTTCTGCTTTTTTACATCAAAAAATTACTCATGCTGAAAAAGTAATTATTTCTAATGCTGCTCATTTAGCTAACTTAGAATGTCCAGAATTAGTTGAGCAACTGGTAACTGATTTTTTTCTACACTAA
- a CDS encoding 6-phospho-beta-glucosidase, translating to MSKGIKIVTIGGGSSYTPELVEGFIKRYDELPVRELWLVDIEAGKEKLEIVGAMAKRMVKAAGVDCEVHLTLDRREALKDADFVTTQLRVGLLDARILDERIPLSHGLIGQETNGAGGIFKALRTVPVILDIVEDMKELCPNAWLINFTNPAGMVTEAVLRYGNWDKVVGLCNIPVNAVFEEAELLGENNRELFFQFAGINHLHWHTITDKNGKDRTDELIKVMYGQDDAKSIVANIKDNNLIWEQVENLHMVPCPYHNYYYYTDKMLAEELEDFKNNGTRAEKVKEIEHELFELYKDPNLDYKPKQLAERGGARYSDAACEIINSIHNDKRTTMTVSTRNNGTITDLPAESAVEVTCTITGKGPVPYNFGSFKPQERGLLQVMKSMEELTIEAAVTGDYGTLLQAFTMNPLITSGDVAKEVMDELLEAHKQYLPAFFKEGK from the coding sequence ATGTCAAAAGGAATTAAAATCGTTACCATCGGTGGAGGATCAAGTTATACACCAGAATTAGTTGAAGGATTTATTAAACGTTATGATGAATTGCCAGTACGCGAGTTATGGCTAGTTGATATTGAAGCAGGAAAAGAAAAACTAGAAATCGTTGGTGCTATGGCAAAACGGATGGTCAAAGCAGCTGGCGTGGATTGCGAAGTTCATTTAACATTAGACCGTCGTGAAGCATTAAAGGATGCCGATTTTGTGACAACACAATTACGTGTCGGACTTTTAGATGCTCGTATTTTAGATGAACGTATTCCGCTAAGTCACGGTTTGATTGGGCAAGAAACAAATGGTGCCGGTGGTATCTTTAAAGCGTTGAGAACCGTTCCTGTTATTTTAGACATTGTAGAAGATATGAAAGAGCTTTGTCCAAACGCTTGGTTGATCAACTTTACAAATCCAGCCGGTATGGTAACAGAAGCTGTGTTACGTTATGGAAACTGGGATAAAGTTGTTGGATTGTGTAACATTCCAGTTAATGCCGTTTTTGAAGAAGCTGAATTATTAGGTGAAAACAACCGTGAGCTATTCTTCCAATTTGCTGGGATCAATCATTTACATTGGCATACAATTACAGATAAAAACGGGAAAGACCGTACAGATGAACTAATTAAAGTAATGTACGGACAAGACGATGCAAAATCGATCGTAGCCAACATCAAAGACAATAATTTGATTTGGGAACAAGTAGAGAACTTACACATGGTTCCTTGTCCTTACCACAATTACTACTATTATACAGATAAAATGTTGGCAGAAGAATTGGAAGATTTCAAAAACAATGGAACACGTGCTGAAAAAGTGAAAGAAATCGAGCATGAATTGTTTGAATTATATAAAGATCCAAACTTAGACTACAAACCAAAACAATTAGCAGAACGTGGCGGTGCTCGCTATAGTGATGCGGCATGTGAAATCATCAACTCTATTCATAATGACAAACGTACAACAATGACAGTCAGCACTAGAAACAATGGTACGATCACAGATTTACCAGCTGAAAGCGCAGTAGAAGTAACGTGCACAATTACTGGTAAAGGTCCAGTGCCTTATAACTTTGGCAGCTTCAAACCACAAGAACGTGGCTTACTACAAGTGATGAAATCAATGGAAGAATTAACGATTGAGGCAGCCGTTACAGGAGATTACGGTACCTTGTTACAAGCCTTCACAATGAATCCATTAATTACAAGTGGCGATGTTGCTAAAGAAGTAATGGATGAATTATTGGAAGCGCACAAGCAATATTTACCAGCCTTTTTTAAAGAAGGTAAGTAA